The DNA region GGCATGGTCTATACCTTTCTGGGGCTGGTACTTTTCCTCACAGGGGTCAATGTAGGCTTCATGCCCGCCGGCAACCTTCTGGGTGCAACCATTGCGAACCTGCCGTACAATTGGGTGATCATCCCGATCGGCATGGTGATCGGATTCTTTGTGGTCGCCGCCGAACCGGCCGTCCATGTGCTCAATAAGCAGGTGGAAGAGCTTTCGGGCGGGGCGATCTCCCGCCGCACAATGATGGCGGGGCTCTCGATTGGCATGTCGCTGTCACTTGGGTTTGCGATGACGCGGGTACTGACGGGAATCCATATCTTCTGGTTCCTGCTGCCCGGATATCTGCTGGCGTTGGCACTCACCTTTTTTGTGCCCGGCGTGTTCACCGCCGTGGCGTTCGACTCGGGCGGTGTGGCTTCCGGGCCGATGACCGCGACGTTCCTGCTTCCGTTTGCAATGGGCGCGTGCGGCGCTGTGGGCGGCAATATCCTGACCGACGCGTTCGGCATTGTAGCGATGGTTGCGATGACGCCGCTTGTGACCATCCAGATTCTCGGACTCATCTACCGGCTGAAAACCCGTGGCGGAACGCTGCAGGCACCGGCTGAAGAAACCGGGGACGCGGAAACCGTCGATATCATCGAGCTTTAAGGAGGGTTTGCGAGATATGTCGAATGAACCTGTAAAGATATCCCTGATCATAACCATCGTCAACCGCGGCCGCGGGGAAAAAGCGGCCGAGATCGCGGGCCGTTACGGCGGGCTTTTTAACCTGTGCATGCTTGGACGGGGCACTGCGGACAGCGTCCTGCTCGATTACCTGGGTCTGGGGGAAACTGAAAAGGATGTGATGCTCAGCGCGCTGGCATCGGCCAAAGCGCCGCTGCTGCTGTCTGAGCTCTCCGCCGGGCTGGAACTTGCACGAAATGGGAATGGAATCGCCTTCACCATCCCGGCCAGCAGCGTGGGCGGACCGAAAACGATGCATTTTCTGGCGGGCCGGGATACGGAGGCCTGTGAAGAGGAGGAAATCATGAACGAGAAGAAATGCGAACTGATCCTGACCGTCGTTTCCCGTGGATTGGCAGACCTTGTGATGGAGGCGGCCAAAGAGCATGGCGCGACCGGCGGCACCATCCTGCATGCGCGCGGCACCGGTATCCACGAGGCGGAGAAATTTTTCGGCATCCCAATCACGCCCGAAAAGGAAGTGGTTATGATCCTTGCGAAGAAGGAATGCAAGCGGGCGATCATGCAGGCGGTCTGTGAAAAGGCCGGCCTTTCCACAGAGGCGCACGGGATTTCCTTCTCGCTGCCGGTGGATGACGTGGTTGGCGCGTCGAGCTTCCAGGAGTGAGCTGACAAAATCAGAAAACAGAAAAAACGAACGGATACGGCATTGCCGTATCCGTTCGTTTTTTGTTTCAGGTTATACAGAGGTGAGCATCAAAACCGCGGTCATACACAGGATGCTGATCGGGATGCTGATCGAATTCATAACAGCCGAAGGGGCCGGATCGATGCCGCAGCGGTCGGTAAAGACCGGCGCGAGGCAGGAGATCGGGGAAAAGACCAGGAGCGCGATGATCTGGCGGTAGAGCTGCGGCAGCGGCAGCAGAAAATAAACGGCACAGGCAAAAACGGCCGAAAGCAGGTAACGGCCAGCGAGCACCCGGACGATGACGCGCGCGGCGCCGGTGCCGCGGCCAACTTCAAACAGCATACCGAGCATCAGCATGGCCAGCGGCGCGCTCGCGGAACTGATCATGGAAGCCACCGAGATGATTGGCTCGGGCAGCCCCACATGCAGCGGGGAAAGCGCCAGGAGCACGACGTATAAAACGAACGGCGGCATCGAAAAAAGTGAACGCAGCAGCGCACGCATGGAAAATTTGGCGCCGCCGCGGCCAAGCACCGCACAGGCAACCGAATAGCTGACCCCATAACACATGATCGAACAGGCGATGTCAAAGACGCAGACGACCACGATGGCGGCGCCGGAAAAGAAGGCCTGCAAAAACGGCAGCGCAAAGGTGCCAAGGTTGTAGGTGCAGGTGTTCAGGACACTGTAGGCCGCCTCCGGGCCAGGCCGTCTCCTGCCCAGCAGCCAGCCGGCGCCGAGCATCGAGAAATTGATGGCAAAGCTCACAAGCAATACCAAAAAGAGGTCATGATCGATTGAAACGCCCTGGAAGTTCACCAGGACGGCGGCCGGCACGGTCACGTTGACCAGCACCTTGGAAAGGACGATGCCGTCCTCCTTGCGAAACAGACCAACCCGCTTGAGGAAGTAGGCCAGCGCGATCAGAAACAAAAAACCGCATGCTTTGGTGAGGATGTCCGCCATGGGATAGCCTCCTTGCTGTCATGATCGTAAAAATGGGGCCGGGATTTCCCGGCCCCAGGGTTTGGCGGGATCAGAGGTGATCCCGCGCGGGGGATTTGCCCGATACCGGATCAGATGTCAAACCCAAAGAAATTTTTGGTATTGTTATAGCAGATATCCTCCACCATCTTGCCGAGCAGCTCGCGGTTGTCAGGATATTCGCCGTCTTCGACCCAGCTGCCAATCAGGTTGCAAAGGATGCGGCGGAAATACTCGTGGCGGGTGTAGGAAAGGAAGCTGCGGCTGTCGGTAAGCATGCCGATGAAGTTGCCAAGTAGCGAGAGATTTGCAAGGCTCACGAGCTGCTGCTCCATGCCGGCTTTGGTGTCGTTGAACCACCAGGCAGAACCGTGCTGGATCTTATTGTGATAACCGGCGCCTTGGAAACAGCCGAGCACGGTGCCAAGCATCGCATTATCCGCGCCGTTGAGGGAGTAGAGGACGGTCTTGGGAAGTTCGTCGGTGGCGTCGAGCGCGTCGAAGAAACGGGTCAGCGCAAACGCATCGAGGGTGTTGCCCATGCAGTCAAATCCGGTGTCCGCACCGAGTTTTTCGAACATGCGGGAGTTGGTGTTGCGTACCGCGCCGTAATGCAGCTGCATGACCCAGCCGCGGCGCGCATACTGGCGCGCAAGGAAAACAAGGATGCCGGTCTTATATTTGAGCACATCCTCCGCCGAAAGGGTTTTGCCGGCGAGCGCGTCCTTCACGATGCGGTTGAGCTCCTCTTTGGAAGCGGGTGCGTAGAAAGCGAAATCCAGCGCGTGGTCGGAGGCGCAGCAGCCCATCGAAGCGAAGAAGTCGAGACGGCTTTCAAGCGCGGCACAGACCGAATCAAAATCGGAGACCGCGACGCCGGAGACTTCGGAAAGGGTCTTGATGTAACCAGTATACGGGGCCTGCTCGATATTCATGGCCTTGTCGGGGCGCCATGCGGGCAGGACTTTTACCTCCCAATCGGGATCTTCCGCGAGCTTTTTGTGCCAGCGCAGGTCGTCAATCGGATCGTCGGTGGTGCAGATGAGCTTGACGTTCGATTTGCGGATGAGGCCCCGCACGCTCATGCTGGGATCAGCCAGTTTTTTGTTGCAGGTATCCCAGACCTGCTGGGCAGTCGCTTTGCCGAGCACGCCATCGTAATCGAAGTAGCGCTGCAGCTCGAGATGGGTCCAGTGGTAGAGCGGGTTTCCAATCGCCTTGTCGAGCGTCTCGGCCCAGGCTTCGAACTTGTCGCGGTCGCTGCCGGAGCCGGTCACATTCTCCTCCGGGGTGCCGTTGGTGCGCATCTGGCGCCATTTGTAATGGTCGCCCAGCAGCCAGGGCTGCGCGATATTTTCGAAACGGCGGTCCTCGGCGATTTCAGCCGGGTTGATGTGGCAATGATAGTCGATGATCGGCATCTTTGCCGCGTGGTTGTGATAGAGGTACTTGGCGGTTTCGTTTTGAAGCAGGAAATCCGCGTCCATGAATTTTTTAGCCATCTCAATCATCCTTTACTGTATTTTAAAATTGGGGTGAATAAAACGCAAAGGTTAGAACCGTGTGGTGCGCCGCTGGATAAGCTCCCCGGAGAGCAGGGTTTTGGAAGGGAAATCCTTGCCGCCGAAAACGCCGAACAGAGTGGAAATGGCGGTCATGCAGAGCGCCTCCACCCGGCTGTCGACCGTGGTGAGTTCCGGCTCACAGCAGCGGGACAGGATGGAGTTATTATACCCAATGATCGACACATCACGCGGGACCTGCAGGCCGTGGGAAAGAGAAGCCTTGATCGCGGCGACGGCAAGCTCGTCCTCGGAAGCGACCACCGCGTCGAACAGGACGCCGCTGTCAAAAAGCTTGCCCACCGCTTCGATGCCGCCCGCGATCCCGTGTTCGCAGTAGACGATGAGCCGTTCATCCACCGGCATCCCGGCCTGGGTGAGCGCCCAGCGGTATCCTTCGAGCTTCTGTTTGCCGCTGTAGGTATCGGTGTCATAGAGATAAACCACCCGGCGGCGGCCCGCGCTGAGCAGGCATTTGACGGCATCGGAGACCGAGCCGAAATCGTCGCAGAGGACACAGTAGACATTGTCCGCCTTGAGGTATCCGTTGATAAGGATCACCGGGACCTCCTGCGCGGCGGAAATGATATAGGAGACGTCGCCGCTGACAAAATGGGAGCCGACCAGGATCACCGCGTCAACCCGCTTGGAAAGCAGCACGCCAAGATAGCTTTTGCGGTCCTCCTGTTCGCTGCCGGTGCAGCAGAGCAGCGCGTCATAGCCGCGTGCGCGCAGTTCCCGCTCCAGTGCGGAAACGGCGGAGGCGAGATAGATATCCGAGACGTCCATGCACATGACGCCAACCGTTTTGATTGAGTTCAGCCCAAGCCCGCGTGCAAAGGCGTTCGGCGTATAGCCTTTTTCCGCCATGACGCTGAGCACCCGCTGGCGGGTGGCTTCGCTCACGCCCTTTTTTCCGTTGATGACGCGGGAAACGGTGGCGATGGATACGCCGGATTTTCGCGAAATATCATAAATAGTCATTGCAAAATCACCCCTGCAATTGCATTATAAGCGAAACGTAAGCGCTTTACAAGTGCTTTCACATTTTGAGAGAGAAATTCGTCAAAAGCAACAAATGCGGACGAAGATTTAGAAGGAAACCACAAGTTTTGAAAAAAGGAGATTAAAATTTATGGATGACTATTGACTTTTTTCAGAGCTGCATTTATGATGAAAACGTAAACGCTTACGTCGAAGCGAAAAAGATGGAGGAGACGATCTGAATATGAAAAACCTGAACAAAGACATGGCCAAAAAAGTTTCCCGCCCCATCGCCGTCATGCAGTACGGCGAAGGCAATTTCCTGCGTGCTTTCGTGGATTATATGATCGATATTGCAAATGAAAAAGGGGTGACCGATATGGGCATTGCAATCGTCAAGCCCATCACCTTTGGTTCCCTTGAGCGTTTTGACGCCCAGGACAACCTCTACACCGTGGTTCTGCGCGGCCGTCAGGACGGCAAAACCGTCAACGACGCACGCATCGTCACCAGCGTCGAGGAAGCGGTCGACGCCTACACCCAGTACGACCGCTATATGGAAATCGGGTGCCTCGACACCCTGAAGATCATTGTTTCCAACACCACTGAAGCTGGCATCGTTTTTGACGAGACCGATAAATTTGAAAGCACACCGCCCACTACCTATCCCGGCAAACTGACCAAGGTTCTCTATGAGCGCTTCAAGAAATTTAACGGCGCCGCTGACAAGGGCGTTATCATCATCCCCTGCGAGCTCATCGAGCACAACGGAGATAAACTGAGCGACTGTGTCAACAAGTTTATCGACCTGTGGAAGCTCGGCGAGGACTTCAAAGCCTGGGTCAATGAAAACTGCACCTTCTGCTGCACCCTGGTCGACCGCATTGTCACCGGCTATCCGCGTGACAGCATCGAGGAGATCACCGCGCAGCTGGGCTACAACGACCAGCTGGTCGACACCGCCGAGCCCTTCGGGCTCTGGGTCATCGAGAGCAAGAAACGCGACATCTCCGGCATCTTCCCGATCGATAAGGCCGGCCTGCCGGTTGTCTTTACCGACGACCAGACCCCGTACCGCGAGCGCAAGGTCCGCATCCTCAACGGCGCGCACACCTCCACTGTCCTGGCCGGCTACCTGGCGGGCTTTGAGATTGTGGGCGAGATCATGAAGGACCCGGATGTCCGCAAATATATGGAGACTGCGGTTTTTGAGGAGATTGTCCCGACCGTCCGTCTGCCGCACGACGAGGTTGTCGCGTTTGCCAACTCGGTATTCGAGCGTTTCGAGAACCCATTCATCCGTCACCGCCTGCTCGACATTTCGCTCAACTCGGTTTCCAAATGGAAAGCCCGCGTGCTGCCCTCCTTCCGCGACAATGTCGCCAAAAACGGCAAGCTGCCGAAATTCCTGACCTTCTCGTTCGCGGCGCTGCTCGCCTTCTATACCTCCGATACGCTTGTCGACGGCGTCCTCAAAGGCAGCCGCGGCGGCGAGAGCTACGACATCAAGGACGACGCTGCGGTGCTTGCGTTCTTCGCGAAGAATTCGAAAGCGCTTTCGTCCAAAGAATTTGTACAGGCGGCAGCTTCGGAAACCCGTTTCTGGGGCGAGGACCTCACCAAATACGAGGGGTTTGTCGATACTGTCGCTGCATACCTTGATGCCATTCACAAAGACGGCATGAAAGCCGTTGTGCATGAACTGGTAAAATAAAGACCTTTTCGCGGACGGCTTCGCAGATAAACGCGGAGCCGTCCTGCCGTCAGAGTAAAGATACAGGAGGATCTCCATGGTAAATTTCATTAAAATCCATCCCGATGACAATGTTGGCGTCGCGATCCGCCCGATTGCCAAAGGCGAGACGGTCGACGCGGGCGGCGTGCAGGTCACGGCGCTTGAGGAGATCAAAGCCGGGCATAAGATGGCGCTGGCCCCGATCAAAAAAGGCGAAAACGTCATCAAATATGGCCACGCCATCGGGTCCGCGCAGGCGGACATCGCAGCTGGCGAATGGGTGCATGTCCAGAACCTGCGGACCAATCTGAACGACAAGCTGGAATACACCTATTCCCCCGCCCTGCGGAATATTTCCCCGGAAAAGCCTCAGACTTTCCAGGGCTATGTCCGTCCGGACGGCAAGGTTGGCGTTCGCAACGAACTCTGGATTATCCCGACGGTCGGATGCGTCAACGGGATCGCGCAAATCATCGCGCGCGAGGCGCAGGAGCTGGTAAAAGGTTCCATTGACGGGCTTTATGCCTTTGCGCATCCATATGGCTGCTCCCAGCTTTCGGAGGACCATAAGATGACCCAGAAAGCCCTGGCAGGGCTTGTAAACCATCCGAACGCGGGCGGCGTGCTGGTGCTGGGGCTCGGCTGTGAAAACAACAACATCGGTGAATTCCAGAAGGTGCTGGGAGAGACCGACCCGCGCCGGGTCAAGTTCCTCAACTGCCAGGACGCGGATGACGAAGTGGCGGCGGCAGTCGGACTGCTGCGTGAGCTGGCTGAATATGCGGGCGGTTTCCAGCGGGAGGCCTGCCCGGCCGACAAACTGGTCATCGGACTCAAATGCGGCGGCTCGGACGGACTGTCCGGCATCTCCGCGAACCCGCTGGTCGGCGCGTTTTCGGATATCTTGGTCGCGCAGGGCGGTACCAGTATCTTGACCGAGGTGCCGGAGATGTTCGGCGCGGAAACCATCCTGATGAACCGCTGCAAGGACGAGGCGACTTTTGAAAAGACAGTCGCGCTCATCAATAACTTCAAAGATTATTTCATCCGCTATGGGCAGGAGATCTATGAGAACCCATCCCCGGGCAACAAAGCGGGCGGCATTTCAACGCTTGAGGACAAATCCCTCGGCTGCACCCAGAAGGGTGGCAGTGCCACTGTCATGGACGTGCTCGCTTACGGCGACCCGGTCAAGGCGCATGGCCTCAACCTTCTGCAGGCGCCGGGCAACGACCTGGTTGCGTCGACCGCGCTGGCGGTTTCGGGCGCGCAGATCGTACTGTTCACAACCGGCCGCGGCACACCGTTCGGCTGCCCGGTACCGACTGTAAAGATTTCCAGCAACACCCCGCTCTATGAGCGCAAACGCGGCTGGATCGATTTCAACGCGGGCGCCTTCGTAGACGGCACGCCGATGGAAGAGCTCTCCCGC from Anaerotruncus rubiinfantis includes:
- a CDS encoding P-II family nitrogen regulator, with product MSNEPVKISLIITIVNRGRGEKAAEIAGRYGGLFNLCMLGRGTADSVLLDYLGLGETEKDVMLSALASAKAPLLLSELSAGLELARNGNGIAFTIPASSVGGPKTMHFLAGRDTEACEEEEIMNEKKCELILTVVSRGLADLVMEAAKEHGATGGTILHARGTGIHEAEKFFGIPITPEKEVVMILAKKECKRAIMQAVCEKAGLSTEAHGISFSLPVDDVVGASSFQE
- a CDS encoding AEC family transporter codes for the protein MADILTKACGFLFLIALAYFLKRVGLFRKEDGIVLSKVLVNVTVPAAVLVNFQGVSIDHDLFLVLLVSFAINFSMLGAGWLLGRRRPGPEAAYSVLNTCTYNLGTFALPFLQAFFSGAAIVVVCVFDIACSIMCYGVSYSVACAVLGRGGAKFSMRALLRSLFSMPPFVLYVVLLALSPLHVGLPEPIISVASMISSASAPLAMLMLGMLFEVGRGTGAARVIVRVLAGRYLLSAVFACAVYFLLPLPQLYRQIIALLVFSPISCLAPVFTDRCGIDPAPSAVMNSISIPISILCMTAVLMLTSV
- the uxaC gene encoding glucuronate isomerase, with the translated sequence MAKKFMDADFLLQNETAKYLYHNHAAKMPIIDYHCHINPAEIAEDRRFENIAQPWLLGDHYKWRQMRTNGTPEENVTGSGSDRDKFEAWAETLDKAIGNPLYHWTHLELQRYFDYDGVLGKATAQQVWDTCNKKLADPSMSVRGLIRKSNVKLICTTDDPIDDLRWHKKLAEDPDWEVKVLPAWRPDKAMNIEQAPYTGYIKTLSEVSGVAVSDFDSVCAALESRLDFFASMGCCASDHALDFAFYAPASKEELNRIVKDALAGKTLSAEDVLKYKTGILVFLARQYARRGWVMQLHYGAVRNTNSRMFEKLGADTGFDCMGNTLDAFALTRFFDALDATDELPKTVLYSLNGADNAMLGTVLGCFQGAGYHNKIQHGSAWWFNDTKAGMEQQLVSLANLSLLGNFIGMLTDSRSFLSYTRHEYFRRILCNLIGSWVEDGEYPDNRELLGKMVEDICYNNTKNFFGFDI
- a CDS encoding LacI family DNA-binding transcriptional regulator codes for the protein MTIYDISRKSGVSIATVSRVINGKKGVSEATRQRVLSVMAEKGYTPNAFARGLGLNSIKTVGVMCMDVSDIYLASAVSALERELRARGYDALLCCTGSEQEDRKSYLGVLLSKRVDAVILVGSHFVSGDVSYIISAAQEVPVILINGYLKADNVYCVLCDDFGSVSDAVKCLLSAGRRRVVYLYDTDTYSGKQKLEGYRWALTQAGMPVDERLIVYCEHGIAGGIEAVGKLFDSGVLFDAVVASEDELAVAAIKASLSHGLQVPRDVSIIGYNNSILSRCCEPELTTVDSRVEALCMTAISTLFGVFGGKDFPSKTLLSGELIQRRTTRF
- a CDS encoding tagaturonate reductase; its protein translation is MKNLNKDMAKKVSRPIAVMQYGEGNFLRAFVDYMIDIANEKGVTDMGIAIVKPITFGSLERFDAQDNLYTVVLRGRQDGKTVNDARIVTSVEEAVDAYTQYDRYMEIGCLDTLKIIVSNTTEAGIVFDETDKFESTPPTTYPGKLTKVLYERFKKFNGAADKGVIIIPCELIEHNGDKLSDCVNKFIDLWKLGEDFKAWVNENCTFCCTLVDRIVTGYPRDSIEEITAQLGYNDQLVDTAEPFGLWVIESKKRDISGIFPIDKAGLPVVFTDDQTPYRERKVRILNGAHTSTVLAGYLAGFEIVGEIMKDPDVRKYMETAVFEEIVPTVRLPHDEVVAFANSVFERFENPFIRHRLLDISLNSVSKWKARVLPSFRDNVAKNGKLPKFLTFSFAALLAFYTSDTLVDGVLKGSRGGESYDIKDDAAVLAFFAKNSKALSSKEFVQAAASETRFWGEDLTKYEGFVDTVAAYLDAIHKDGMKAVVHELVK
- a CDS encoding UxaA family hydrolase is translated as MVNFIKIHPDDNVGVAIRPIAKGETVDAGGVQVTALEEIKAGHKMALAPIKKGENVIKYGHAIGSAQADIAAGEWVHVQNLRTNLNDKLEYTYSPALRNISPEKPQTFQGYVRPDGKVGVRNELWIIPTVGCVNGIAQIIAREAQELVKGSIDGLYAFAHPYGCSQLSEDHKMTQKALAGLVNHPNAGGVLVLGLGCENNNIGEFQKVLGETDPRRVKFLNCQDADDEVAAAVGLLRELAEYAGGFQREACPADKLVIGLKCGGSDGLSGISANPLVGAFSDILVAQGGTSILTEVPEMFGAETILMNRCKDEATFEKTVALINNFKDYFIRYGQEIYENPSPGNKAGGISTLEDKSLGCTQKGGSATVMDVLAYGDPVKAHGLNLLQAPGNDLVASTALAVSGAQIVLFTTGRGTPFGCPVPTVKISSNTPLYERKRGWIDFNAGAFVDGTPMEELSRTFYDYILSVASGEHTTGENHGVRDLAIFKDGVTL